From Methylopila sp. M107, a single genomic window includes:
- a CDS encoding TadE/TadG family type IV pilus assembly protein — protein sequence MPAPVFAAKTGRVSPRFASDARGATAVEFALLAPVLVMVLVGVLTYGLYFGAANSIQQLAADAARASIAGLNDEERATIARDHVAHEASTYVLIDPARATVSAAPSAADPNLFQVAVSYDASRMAIWAFSGVIPLPAKTITRAAVIQRGGY from the coding sequence ATGCCGGCTCCCGTATTCGCGGCCAAGACCGGACGCGTATCGCCCCGCTTTGCAAGCGATGCCCGCGGCGCGACCGCGGTCGAGTTCGCGCTGCTCGCGCCGGTGCTCGTCATGGTCCTGGTGGGCGTCCTGACATACGGGCTCTATTTCGGGGCCGCGAACAGCATCCAGCAGCTCGCCGCCGACGCGGCGCGGGCCTCGATCGCGGGGCTGAACGACGAGGAGCGCGCCACGATCGCCCGCGATCACGTGGCGCACGAGGCCTCGACCTATGTGCTTATCGATCCCGCCCGCGCGACCGTCTCGGCGGCGCCGTCCGCGGCCGACCCGAACCTGTTCCAGGTCGCGGTCAGCTACGACGCGAGCCGGATGGCGATCTGGGCGTTTTCCGGCGTCATCCCGCTGCCGGCGAAGACGATCACGCGCGCGGCCGTGATCCAGCGCGGCGGATATTGA
- a CDS encoding TadG family pilus assembly protein, with amino-acid sequence MLRGGLRRFGRDQQGVVSIIVAAFGVGLVASLAIAIDVSNVYLQRRHQQSALDLAAIAAARDIGRAETVARTLLAANGVADPGDLKVTLGRYEADRGKDSTSRFVADAASPNAVRLVMTKPAPLYFGRALLGGALPSIRTRSVAANTRFASFTIGTRLASLNGGIANALLSKLLGAEVSLNVMDYDALAAANVDMPDLLNALAPRLGVTVATYDDVLALNPTLGQLAEALRDAASSNATAKLALGRIILAKPTKRLDLRRLLSFGPLGKLLLGQDTRLSAKVAVLDVLFAGLGVANGSSQIDLNLGAQIPGVLGLTASLTIGERPQSSPWLAMGPEGVSVSTAQTRLRLLASVGGPLGLPAVRLPIAVDVAAGTAKLAAARCGANPRTDAQATLQVVPTLAEIWVGEPVKVADWNALSIRPEMAPAVLLDTLLLTATASAHVAATNLQPRSVTFSASEIDARKAKLVSTGNIAESTLTSLVGGLSVEVRLLGLTLGTPQALSAALAAVVRPLGALLDPVLNDVLKLLGVGVGEAEVTVGGLRCDGSALVM; translated from the coding sequence ATGTTGCGCGGCGGCCTCCGCCGGTTCGGACGCGACCAGCAGGGCGTCGTGTCGATCATCGTGGCCGCGTTCGGCGTCGGCCTCGTCGCGAGCCTCGCGATCGCGATCGACGTGTCGAACGTCTATCTCCAGCGTCGTCACCAGCAGAGCGCGCTCGACCTCGCGGCGATCGCGGCGGCGCGCGACATCGGCCGCGCCGAAACCGTCGCGCGCACGCTGCTCGCCGCGAACGGCGTGGCGGATCCCGGAGACCTGAAGGTCACGCTCGGCCGCTACGAGGCCGATCGCGGGAAGGATTCGACGAGCCGCTTCGTCGCCGACGCCGCGTCTCCGAACGCCGTGCGGCTCGTCATGACGAAGCCCGCGCCGCTCTATTTCGGCCGCGCTTTGCTCGGCGGCGCGCTGCCGTCGATCCGGACCCGGTCGGTCGCGGCCAACACGCGGTTCGCCTCGTTCACAATCGGCACGCGGCTCGCCTCGCTGAACGGCGGCATCGCCAATGCGCTGCTCTCCAAGCTGCTCGGCGCGGAGGTCTCTCTCAACGTGATGGACTACGACGCGCTCGCGGCCGCGAATGTCGACATGCCGGACCTGCTGAACGCGCTGGCGCCGCGGCTCGGCGTCACGGTCGCGACCTATGACGACGTGCTGGCGCTCAACCCGACCCTCGGCCAGCTCGCCGAGGCGCTCCGCGACGCGGCGAGCTCGAACGCGACGGCGAAGCTCGCGCTCGGGCGCATCATCCTGGCGAAGCCGACAAAGCGGCTGGACCTGCGGCGCCTGCTGAGCTTCGGCCCGCTCGGAAAGCTGCTGCTCGGACAGGACACGCGGCTGTCCGCGAAGGTCGCGGTGCTCGACGTGCTGTTCGCAGGCCTTGGGGTCGCGAACGGCTCCAGCCAAATCGACCTCAATCTTGGCGCCCAGATCCCTGGCGTGTTGGGCCTGACCGCCTCGCTCACCATCGGCGAGCGGCCGCAGAGCTCGCCCTGGCTCGCCATGGGCCCCGAGGGCGTTTCGGTCAGCACGGCGCAGACGAGGCTGCGGCTGCTCGCTTCGGTCGGCGGCCCGCTCGGACTGCCGGCGGTGCGGCTGCCGATCGCCGTCGACGTCGCAGCCGGCACGGCGAAGCTCGCCGCCGCGCGATGCGGCGCGAACCCGCGCACGGATGCGCAGGCGACGCTGCAGGTCGTGCCGACGCTGGCCGAGATCTGGGTCGGCGAGCCGGTCAAGGTCGCGGACTGGAACGCGCTGTCGATCCGCCCGGAAATGGCCCCGGCGGTGTTGCTCGACACGCTGCTGCTGACCGCGACGGCCTCGGCCCATGTCGCCGCCACCAACCTGCAGCCGCGCTCCGTGACCTTCTCCGCGAGCGAGATCGACGCGCGGAAGGCGAAACTGGTTTCGACCGGCAACATCGCGGAGTCGACGCTGACGAGCCTCGTCGGCGGCCTGTCGGTGGAGGTGAGGCTGCTCGGCCTGACGCTCGGCACGCCGCAGGCGCTTTCCGCCGCGCTCGCGGCGGTGGTGCGCCCGCTCGGCGCGCTGCTCGACCCCGTGCTGAACGACGTGCTGAAGCTGCTCGGCGTCGGAGTCGGCGAGGCGGAGGTCACCGTCGGCGGCCTGCGCTGCGACGGCTCAGCGCTGGTGATGTGA